One stretch of Candidatus Methylomirabilota bacterium DNA includes these proteins:
- a CDS encoding helix-turn-helix domain-containing protein: MAKIEAAIREAIARGARRQVRGATMPLRREVRRLRRVVARLRQEVAALRGVADQWQRAAQAAPAVAEASEAEARAARLSPRLIRKLRTRLALSQAALARLAGVSTGAVVQWERGRSTPSDPNRRRLIGLRRVGRREVKRLLASLRKALPSRPARAARLRRRRRRVRRSSRRRR; this comes from the coding sequence GTGGCAAAGATCGAGGCGGCGATCAGGGAGGCCATCGCGCGCGGCGCCCGGCGCCAGGTTCGCGGAGCGACCATGCCGCTGCGCCGCGAGGTGCGGCGCCTGCGGCGGGTCGTAGCCCGGCTCCGGCAGGAGGTCGCGGCGCTCCGGGGCGTGGCGGATCAGTGGCAGCGCGCGGCCCAGGCAGCACCGGCAGTCGCCGAAGCATCGGAGGCCGAGGCGCGAGCGGCCCGGCTCTCCCCGCGGCTGATTCGCAAGCTCCGGACCCGACTCGCCCTGAGCCAGGCGGCCCTGGCGCGACTGGCAGGCGTGAGCACCGGCGCCGTCGTGCAGTGGGAGCGCGGCCGCTCGACTCCCTCCGACCCGAACCGCCGGCGCCTGATAGGGCTCCGAAGGGTCGGGCGCCGCGAGGTCAAGCGCCTGCTGGCGAGTCTTCGCAAGGCGTTGCCCTCGCGGCCGGCGCGGGCGGCTCGACTCCGCCGGCGTCGGCGGCGAGTCCGGCGGTCATCGCGCCGACGCCGATAG